The following are encoded in a window of Eleutherodactylus coqui strain aEleCoq1 chromosome 12, aEleCoq1.hap1, whole genome shotgun sequence genomic DNA:
- the CLEC3B gene encoding tetranectin, whose protein sequence is MELRRACLVLCLFCCAPITYQQKKLKQTSRDVVSMKMYEDLKKELQDLRQDVSHLKEQAALQSLCLKGGKALNKCFLHFPEAKTYHGASDVCIAQGGTLSAPENGDDNDALYDYVRKTLGADAEVWLGIHDMANEGSWVDMTGSRISFKHWETEITNQPDGGKQENCATLSAVAIGKWFDKNCKETLPFVCQFAIV, encoded by the exons ATGGAGCTCCGACGAGCCTGCCTGGTCCTGTGCCTCTTCTGCTGTGCACCAATCACCTATCAGCAGAAAAAACTAAAGCAAACTAGCAGAG atgTAGTCAGCATGAAAATGTATGAAGACCTAAAGAAGGAGTTACAAGATCTTCGGCAAGATGTAAGTCACCTAAAGGAGCAGGCGGCATTGCAGTCAC TTTGCCTCAAAGGCGGCAAGGCTCTAAACAAATGTTTCCTGCACTTTCCTGAAGCAAAGACTTACCACGGCGCCAGTGATGTCTGCATTGCACAAGGCGGGACCCTGAGTGCTCCAGAGAATGGCGATGACAATGATGCTTTATACGATTATGTTCGCAAGACCCTAGGCGCAGATGCAGAGGTGTGGTTAGGCATCCACGATATGGCTAATGAAGGAAGCTGGGTTGATATGACCGGTAGCCGCATTTCCTTTAAACATTGGGAAACTGAAATAACCAATCAGCCTGATGGTGGCAAACAGGAAAACTGCGCAACTCTTTCTGCTGTCGCCATCGGCAAGTGGTTTGATAAAAACTGCAAAGAGACTTTGCCTTTTGTGTGTCAGTTTGCAATAGTTTAG